The following proteins are encoded in a genomic region of Variovorax paradoxus:
- a CDS encoding class I SAM-dependent methyltransferase: MSPAALQGATATLLLTLAARAEAGRVVAASEFSDPEARRIAAALPFDLSACARDEAFVRGVVLRAALIDRFAADFFAAHPLGMGITLGAGLCTRRSRLGLRGVDWLNIDLPDAIRLREQHVTRDEGERHLACSILDLAWLDAAGLPGDRPVLVMLEGVCPYLPQAPLEAMLLCLAQRFERGRAACVVVLDYVHPILAGMPVQVGGVHLPVASGFEDSACIAGIHSSIRVLSEDHLYARFSDQHRLFEAAFQATTGRWPYTVARFALGSPHDA, encoded by the coding sequence GTGTCGCCGGCCGCGCTGCAAGGCGCGACGGCCACGCTGCTGCTGACGCTGGCCGCGCGCGCCGAGGCCGGCCGCGTCGTTGCGGCGTCGGAGTTCTCCGATCCCGAGGCGCGCCGTATCGCGGCGGCGCTGCCATTCGACCTGTCGGCCTGTGCGCGCGATGAGGCATTCGTCCGCGGTGTGGTCCTGCGAGCCGCGCTGATCGATCGTTTCGCGGCCGATTTCTTCGCGGCGCATCCGCTCGGCATGGGCATCACGTTGGGTGCCGGGCTGTGCACCCGCCGCAGCCGCCTGGGTCTGCGCGGTGTCGATTGGCTCAACATCGATCTGCCCGATGCCATCCGCCTGCGCGAGCAGCATGTGACGCGCGACGAAGGCGAGCGCCATCTTGCGTGCTCGATCCTCGACCTCGCATGGCTGGACGCGGCCGGCCTTCCCGGTGACCGGCCGGTGCTCGTGATGCTGGAGGGCGTGTGTCCCTATCTGCCGCAGGCGCCCCTGGAAGCCATGCTGCTTTGTCTGGCCCAACGTTTCGAACGGGGCCGAGCCGCATGTGTCGTCGTGCTGGACTACGTCCACCCGATCCTCGCGGGCATGCCGGTGCAGGTGGGAGGCGTGCATTTGCCGGTGGCTTCGGGCTTCGAAGATTCGGCCTGCATCGCCGGCATCCATTCATCGATTCGCGTGCTCTCCGAAGACCACCTCTATGCGCGGTTCTCGGATCAGCACCGGCTCTTCGA
- a CDS encoding BMA_0021/BMA_0022 family TOMM bacteriocin: MTQRQSADPLLEFRLAYLRAVARSWQDDAYRRELLDQEDIQPLLHRDFGLPTLWPLLDISLHLDGDPAMQTEWKPMLTAGWIGLDDVFVIVLPQAPSSHAPEALAAYYQLFPNFMGASAGFDKPDKPAGPPQGALPTGLGIPGGGPDSLLAFGGVVLRAIALAWRSPEFLADLTRAPGTDKAAVLSQWLGYNNPFNFQIHFEANSQLTWDAARGEWNLKNPNGSTIKNAIRLNYPLAPVEEGMRAIALTSYNNTGSAYPFTC; the protein is encoded by the coding sequence ATGACCCAGCGCCAAAGTGCCGACCCCTTGCTCGAATTCCGCCTCGCCTACCTCCGGGCCGTTGCCCGATCGTGGCAGGACGATGCGTACCGGCGAGAACTGCTCGACCAGGAAGACATCCAGCCGTTGCTGCACCGCGACTTCGGCCTGCCCACGTTGTGGCCGCTGCTCGACATCAGCCTGCACCTCGACGGCGACCCGGCGATGCAGACCGAGTGGAAGCCGATGCTGACGGCCGGCTGGATCGGGCTGGACGATGTCTTCGTCATCGTGCTGCCGCAGGCGCCATCGTCCCATGCGCCCGAAGCCCTGGCCGCGTACTACCAGCTGTTCCCGAATTTCATGGGCGCCTCTGCCGGCTTCGACAAGCCGGACAAGCCTGCCGGACCGCCGCAAGGTGCGTTGCCGACCGGCCTCGGAATTCCGGGTGGGGGGCCGGATTCCCTGCTGGCATTCGGCGGCGTGGTGTTGCGCGCCATTGCGCTGGCATGGCGATCGCCGGAGTTCCTGGCCGACCTGACGCGCGCACCCGGCACCGACAAGGCGGCAGTGCTGAGCCAATGGCTGGGCTACAACAACCCGTTCAATTTCCAGATCCACTTCGAAGCCAACTCGCAGCTCACCTGGGATGCGGCGCGCGGCGAGTGGAACCTGAAGAACCCGAACGGTTCGACGATCAAGAACGCGATCCGGCTGAACTATCCGCTCGCGCCGGTGGAAGAGGGCATGCGGGCAATTGCGCTCACCTCGTACAACAACACGGGCAGCGCCTATCCCTTCACCTGCTGA
- a CDS encoding TOMM system kinase/cyclase fusion protein — protein sequence MQDAVVGRTDATQQVAPSNPLRIPGYDLLEELGAGGYGTVYRAVQRHTGTIVAVKVVKLQDGKQRVARFHRETKLCAALHHPHIVQLLDKGEQGGCVYGVFEYVPGETLGSLIRHRGSLTATETRHLMAEVLDALDCAHRAGIVHRDLKPDNVMVTFTGAVPHAKVLDFGISTVVSLHRDIQFSALTMAEECLGTPAYSAPEQLRGELPSVKSDLYAWGLIFLECLMGVPAIRGNSAAEIFHQQLSPSEVPLPAEIAVHPVAALLRHALKKRVDERCGSAAALLAELEDLRLDDLVGVLKSAQQQRGDPLTRTVATARGFSEKRQLTVLCCSVAVWPDADEGNESEGEALPPDIENLELLQREELGRFSEAATRRGGLLAGILGDRMIVLFGYPHASDTDARQAGMTALELTTLGHTRSEVLRETRGAHLGIRMGMHTGMAVVAGGEIPSGHAVSIAMRLEGVADLGTLLASESSYRLLSRHAKFEAAGSVSLPGQSAGIQTYRLDAHQSSASSLASAPGVLGRMCVGRDRERDLLEAEWVHAAQGRGRAVWVRGEPGIGKSCLVEVLREHVAQEGLASVGALCQPEHQNNALTPFLAVLQQQLEAAPGASPDRRRDRLHEILQAAGCDAQAVLPIFCSWLSLPLGPCRASQVSPAMQKALLLQSIGQWLLHMAASAPLLLVIEDVHWADPTSIEFLEGLVAQLADRRILLVLTARPEWVKPEGLEAGCIDVRRLDDLQADQLARQVLAPRTVDAAVIRNIVSRTDGVPLFVQEMARMLLDTYLVELDGAWVFKDTAQPAAIPVTLRDSLVSRFDRLGPAKSLLQLAATIGRQFDAELLCACSGKSRETVNEELDALSDAGLVMPAEPSGAFLFRHALIRDTAYECMLVAQRRQQHLTVAQTLVRAYPQRVANEPGSVAQHWADAGDHAQAVMHAVRQLRLTQHRSLNDETIAYAGRIDGWVGHLDGIARREARLDVNSYVTQAMMNKHGWAHAQVVDRIALSQELLSDTVAKEKQVQHLWTLITFHHVASNRGEVRRLSHRLLDFARHQQDQGVFVAAQTYLGLAHYSDGRFAMAERALTDAIERYRPEAHAHHAADFGFDTRVWATTGRSLVRWFSGHDEAARADADHAVQWARELSHVPSLSMALLYQSLGHQARGDKAAALASTTELLDITARYGLPAFQGYADIIRCWSTGTLEDIAQADGTVQALWGMGCRYCQTYYRAFAAETLADHQRWAEAIERIDECLQLVAQLDEALYSAELHLKKARYLLGAGGKHAAAMRSFSRAAALAREGGKHRTEFDALAALQASAPTRHEVSERLKNLATMRPELSPRRAMPAHFS from the coding sequence ATGCAGGATGCCGTCGTTGGCCGCACCGATGCGACGCAGCAGGTTGCTCCATCGAATCCGTTGCGCATTCCTGGCTACGACCTGCTGGAGGAGTTGGGCGCGGGCGGCTACGGCACCGTCTATCGCGCCGTGCAGCGACATACCGGAACCATCGTCGCAGTCAAGGTCGTGAAGCTGCAGGACGGCAAGCAGCGCGTGGCCCGCTTCCATCGCGAGACGAAGCTCTGCGCAGCGCTGCATCACCCGCACATCGTCCAGCTGCTCGACAAGGGCGAACAGGGCGGCTGCGTCTATGGCGTTTTCGAATACGTGCCTGGAGAAACGCTCGGCAGCCTCATTCGACACAGAGGCTCGCTGACTGCAACCGAGACCCGCCATCTCATGGCGGAGGTGCTCGACGCGCTGGATTGCGCGCACAGGGCCGGCATCGTGCATCGCGACCTGAAGCCCGACAACGTGATGGTCACGTTCACCGGCGCCGTACCGCATGCGAAGGTGCTGGACTTCGGCATCAGCACCGTGGTCTCGCTGCACCGAGACATCCAGTTTTCAGCGCTCACGATGGCCGAGGAATGCCTCGGCACGCCAGCGTACAGCGCGCCGGAGCAGCTTCGCGGCGAGCTGCCGAGCGTCAAGTCCGATCTCTACGCGTGGGGGCTGATATTCCTCGAATGCCTGATGGGCGTGCCTGCGATCCGCGGAAATTCGGCCGCCGAGATTTTTCACCAGCAGCTGAGTCCTTCGGAAGTGCCGCTTCCGGCGGAGATTGCCGTGCACCCCGTCGCAGCCCTGTTGCGGCATGCGCTGAAGAAGAGGGTCGACGAGCGCTGCGGTTCGGCTGCTGCGTTGCTCGCCGAACTCGAGGATCTCAGGCTCGATGACCTCGTGGGTGTCCTCAAGTCGGCGCAGCAGCAAAGAGGGGATCCGCTGACGCGCACCGTGGCCACGGCGAGAGGCTTTTCCGAGAAGCGGCAACTGACGGTGCTGTGCTGCAGCGTCGCGGTATGGCCCGACGCGGACGAAGGCAACGAGAGCGAGGGCGAAGCGCTGCCGCCGGACATCGAGAACCTGGAACTGCTGCAGCGCGAAGAGCTTGGCCGGTTTTCAGAAGCGGCCACGCGGCGCGGAGGCCTGCTGGCGGGCATCCTGGGAGATCGAATGATCGTCCTGTTCGGCTATCCCCACGCCAGCGACACCGATGCGCGGCAGGCGGGCATGACGGCGCTCGAGTTGACCACCCTGGGGCACACCCGATCGGAAGTCCTCAGGGAGACGCGCGGTGCACACCTGGGCATTCGCATGGGCATGCACACCGGCATGGCGGTCGTCGCAGGCGGGGAGATTCCATCGGGCCACGCCGTGAGCATTGCGATGCGCCTCGAAGGCGTGGCCGACCTGGGAACGCTGCTGGCCAGCGAAAGCAGCTATCGCCTTTTGTCGCGTCACGCCAAGTTCGAGGCTGCCGGCAGCGTGAGCCTGCCGGGGCAATCCGCCGGGATTCAGACCTATCGTCTCGATGCGCACCAGTCATCTGCGTCGTCCCTTGCATCTGCCCCGGGTGTCTTGGGCCGGATGTGCGTCGGGCGTGACCGCGAGCGGGATCTGCTGGAGGCCGAATGGGTGCACGCCGCCCAGGGTCGGGGCCGTGCGGTGTGGGTCCGCGGCGAACCGGGCATCGGCAAATCCTGTCTCGTCGAGGTGCTGCGCGAGCATGTGGCGCAGGAGGGCCTGGCATCCGTCGGCGCCCTGTGTCAACCCGAACACCAGAACAACGCGCTGACCCCTTTTCTTGCAGTGTTGCAACAGCAGCTCGAAGCGGCGCCGGGCGCCTCACCGGACAGGCGCCGCGATCGGCTGCACGAGATCCTGCAGGCCGCCGGCTGCGATGCACAGGCGGTGCTCCCGATCTTCTGTTCGTGGCTGTCGCTTCCGCTCGGGCCTTGTCGGGCGAGTCAAGTCTCGCCGGCGATGCAGAAGGCGCTGTTGCTGCAATCGATCGGGCAGTGGCTGTTGCACATGGCCGCTTCGGCGCCGCTTCTGCTGGTGATCGAGGACGTGCATTGGGCCGATCCGACGAGCATCGAATTTCTCGAAGGGCTGGTCGCGCAGCTCGCGGACCGGCGCATCCTGCTCGTGCTGACGGCGCGGCCGGAATGGGTCAAGCCGGAAGGGCTGGAGGCCGGATGCATCGACGTGCGGAGGCTCGACGACCTGCAGGCCGATCAACTGGCCCGCCAGGTGCTCGCGCCACGAACCGTCGACGCGGCGGTGATCCGGAATATCGTCTCCCGCACCGATGGCGTGCCGCTCTTCGTGCAGGAGATGGCGCGCATGCTGCTCGATACCTACCTGGTCGAGCTCGACGGTGCCTGGGTCTTCAAGGACACGGCGCAGCCGGCCGCCATTCCCGTCACGCTGCGCGACTCGCTGGTCAGCCGCTTCGATCGCCTGGGGCCCGCCAAGAGCCTGCTGCAGCTGGCCGCCACCATCGGTCGGCAGTTCGATGCGGAACTGCTGTGCGCCTGCTCGGGAAAGAGCCGCGAGACGGTGAACGAGGAGCTGGACGCATTGAGCGACGCAGGGCTCGTGATGCCCGCCGAGCCGTCCGGCGCCTTTCTCTTCCGGCATGCGCTGATCCGCGACACCGCCTATGAATGCATGCTCGTCGCGCAGCGCCGGCAGCAGCACCTGACGGTGGCGCAGACCCTGGTGCGTGCTTATCCCCAACGCGTCGCCAACGAGCCGGGCAGCGTTGCGCAGCATTGGGCGGACGCCGGCGACCACGCGCAGGCGGTCATGCATGCGGTACGGCAACTGCGCCTTACCCAGCATCGTTCGCTCAACGACGAAACCATCGCCTATGCGGGGCGCATCGACGGTTGGGTCGGCCATCTGGACGGCATCGCCCGGCGCGAAGCCCGGCTGGACGTGAACAGCTATGTCACGCAGGCCATGATGAACAAGCACGGCTGGGCCCACGCCCAGGTGGTGGATCGCATTGCGCTGTCGCAGGAACTGCTGAGCGACACGGTGGCCAAGGAGAAGCAGGTGCAGCACCTGTGGACCCTGATCACTTTCCACCATGTCGCGAGCAATCGCGGCGAAGTCCGGCGGCTGAGCCACAGGCTGCTGGACTTCGCCAGGCACCAGCAGGACCAGGGAGTGTTCGTCGCCGCGCAAACCTACCTCGGTCTCGCACACTATTCGGACGGCCGCTTCGCGATGGCGGAGCGGGCGTTGACGGATGCCATCGAGCGCTACAGGCCCGAGGCGCATGCGCACCATGCGGCCGACTTCGGTTTCGATACGCGTGTGTGGGCGACTACGGGGCGCTCCCTGGTCCGCTGGTTTTCCGGCCACGACGAGGCCGCGCGCGCCGATGCCGACCATGCGGTGCAGTGGGCCAGGGAGCTGTCCCACGTCCCTTCGTTGAGCATGGCTCTGCTGTACCAGAGCCTGGGCCACCAGGCCCGCGGCGACAAGGCGGCGGCGCTGGCGAGCACGACCGAGCTGCTCGACATCACCGCGCGCTACGGCCTGCCGGCGTTCCAGGGTTATGCGGACATCATCCGCTGCTGGTCGACCGGAACCCTGGAGGACATCGCCCAGGCCGACGGCACCGTGCAGGCCCTGTGGGGCATGGGCTGCCGCTACTGCCAGACCTACTACCGGGCCTTCGCCGCCGAGACCCTGGCTGACCATCAGCGATGGGCCGAGGCGATCGAGCGGATCGACGAATGCCTGCAGCTGGTGGCGCAACTCGACGAAGCGCTGTACAGCGCCGAACTCCACCTGAAGAAGGCCCGCTACCTGCTGGGAGCCGGGGGCAAGCACGCCGCGGCCATGCGGAGCTTCTCCCGCGCCGCGGCGCTGGCGCGCGAGGGTGGAAAACACAGAACGGAATTCGATGCGCTGGCCGCCTTGCAGGCCTCTGCGCCCACTCGCCACGAGGTCTCCGAACGCTTGAAGAATCTGGCCACGATGCGGCCGGAGTTGTCCCCGCGCAGGGCCATGCCTGCGCATTTTTCTTAA
- a CDS encoding c-type cytochrome, protein MAAGTLAASAHAWALADAVRGEQVYARCLACHALAVDRVGPKHCGVFGRLAGSVPGFSYSQAMKKSKIVWNDKTLDRFLANPLALVPGTAMTYDGVPDPSDRADLIAYLKQANQTPACAVPKSTQ, encoded by the coding sequence ATGGCGGCCGGTACCCTGGCCGCCAGCGCACACGCGTGGGCTTTGGCCGACGCGGTGCGCGGCGAGCAGGTCTATGCGCGTTGCCTTGCGTGCCACGCGCTGGCGGTGGACCGCGTCGGACCGAAGCACTGCGGGGTGTTCGGCCGGCTGGCCGGCAGCGTGCCCGGCTTCAGCTATTCGCAGGCCATGAAGAAGTCGAAGATCGTCTGGAACGACAAGACGCTCGACAGGTTCCTCGCCAATCCGTTGGCCCTGGTGCCCGGCACCGCGATGACCTACGACGGAGTGCCCGATCCTTCCGATCGGGCGGACCTGATCGCCTACCTCAAGCAAGCCAACCAAACACCGGCGTGTGCCGTGCCGAAAAGTACGCAGTGA
- a CDS encoding ferritin-like domain-containing protein: protein MSFFQMASPAAARRLFLGRSGRVLSGAAVALLAGQDALAAKTGGATGNDVQILNTALAAEFEAIAAYQAGAESKLLEKPVLDLALSFQGHHKEHAELLAKTVSKLGGKAVSAKTSYGFPLEQLKSQADVLRFAARLEQGAVSAYLGAVPLFGNRDLSKAAASILGDEAMHWAVLRQALGEAPVPSAFMS, encoded by the coding sequence ATGTCTTTCTTTCAAATGGCTTCTCCCGCCGCTGCGCGGCGCCTGTTCCTCGGCCGCTCGGGGCGGGTCCTGTCCGGTGCCGCGGTCGCGCTGCTGGCGGGCCAGGACGCACTGGCGGCCAAGACCGGCGGCGCGACCGGCAATGACGTGCAAATCCTCAACACCGCGCTGGCCGCGGAATTCGAAGCCATCGCGGCCTACCAGGCCGGCGCCGAGAGCAAGCTGCTCGAGAAGCCCGTGCTCGATCTGGCCCTGAGCTTCCAGGGCCACCACAAGGAGCATGCCGAGCTGCTTGCCAAGACGGTCTCCAAGCTCGGAGGCAAGGCCGTGTCGGCCAAGACCAGCTACGGCTTTCCGCTGGAACAGCTCAAGTCGCAGGCGGACGTTCTGCGGTTCGCCGCCAGGCTCGAGCAGGGCGCCGTGAGCGCGTACCTCGGAGCCGTGCCTCTGTTCGGCAACCGCGATCTGTCGAAGGCGGCGGCGAGCATCCTCGGCGACGAGGCCATGCACTGGGCCGTGCTGCGCCAGGCGCTCGGCGAGGCCCCCGTTCCTTCGGCCTTCATGTCGTGA